The uncultured Cohaesibacter sp. sequence ATCCGGTCACCTTGCGCGCCATTTCTGCACCCGATCCGAACAAGCGGGTCTATGTCGAGTTTTTCGCATCAGGCGAGGCGACGGATCTGCTGGGCTTCATCCCGACGCGTCTGCACCTGTTCGGCCTTGATGACAAGAATGCAAAGCTGCACCTGTGGGGGACAGACGACCTCGGTCGAGACATGTTCTCTCGTACCATCTACGCGACGAGAACATCGCTCTCGATCGGGGTCCTAGGGGTGCTGATTTCCTTCGTGCTGGCACTGATCATTGGTGGCATTGCCGGTTATGCCGGGGGCATTATCGACAACATCATCCAGCGCGTCACCGAAGTCATCCGCGTCGTCCCGATCATCCCGCTCTACATGGGGCTCGCCGCTGCCATGCCGAAGGAATGGTCGACGACGGAAGTCTATTTTGCCATGACACTCATTCTCGGGCTGTTCGGCTGGCCGACCCTTGCACGCCGCATCCGCTCGCAATTGCTGTCGATCCGCACCGAGGATTATGTCGTGGCGGCACGGCTGGCGGGCGCTCGCCCCCTTCGCATCATCACCCAGCACATGCTCCCCAGCTTTACCAGCTTCATCATCGTCGAT is a genomic window containing:
- a CDS encoding ABC transporter permease, which produces MTDATNDALSQGAVTAESEKELKRRLKYYSASQWTLIWWRFRRHKAAMVAAALLVFMGLLGMFAEFVAPYGPTTRDTKYIDGAPQIPMFCDDNGCSAVPFIHGVTTKRDPVTLRAISAPDPNKRVYVEFFASGEATDLLGFIPTRLHLFGLDDKNAKLHLWGTDDLGRDMFSRTIYATRTSLSIGVLGVLISFVLALIIGGIAGYAGGIIDNIIQRVTEVIRVVPIIPLYMGLAAAMPKEWSTTEVYFAMTLILGLFGWPTLARRIRSQLLSIRTEDYVVAARLAGARPLRIITQHMLPSFTSFIIVDLVISFPYMILSETALSFVGLGLRPPTVSWGVLLQQAQSVRVIEQTPWLFIPAVFVVVAVLAFTVVGDGLRDAADPYADSH